Proteins co-encoded in one Streptomyces roseochromogenus subsp. oscitans DS 12.976 genomic window:
- a CDS encoding acetyl-CoA C-acetyltransferase translates to MSTEAYVYDAIRTPRGRGKANGALHGTKPIDLVVGLIHEIRDRFPGLDPAAVDDIVLGVVGPVGDQGSDIARIAAIAAGLPDTVAGVQENRFCASGLEAVNLAAAKVRSGWEDLVLAGGVESMSRVPMASDGGAWFNDPMTNLAVNFVPQGIGADLIATIEGLSRRDVDEYAALSQERAATAWKEGRFERSVVPVKDRSGLVVLDHDEHLRPGTTADSLAKLKPSFADIGELGGFDAVALQKYHWVEKIDHVHHAGNSSGIVDGASLVAIGSKEVGERYGLTPRARIVSAAVSGSEPTIMLTGPAPATRKALAKAGLTIDDIDLVEINEAFAAVVLRFVKDMGLSLDKVNVNGGAIALGHPLGATGAMILGSLIDELERQDKRYGLATLCVGGGMGIATVVERI, encoded by the coding sequence GTGAGCACCGAAGCGTACGTGTACGACGCGATCCGCACCCCGCGCGGCCGCGGCAAGGCGAACGGCGCCCTGCACGGCACCAAGCCCATCGACCTGGTCGTCGGTCTCATCCACGAGATCCGCGACCGCTTCCCCGGCCTCGACCCGGCCGCCGTCGACGACATCGTGCTCGGTGTCGTCGGACCGGTCGGCGACCAGGGCTCCGACATCGCCCGGATCGCCGCGATCGCCGCCGGACTGCCGGACACGGTCGCGGGCGTGCAGGAGAACCGCTTCTGTGCGTCGGGCCTGGAAGCCGTCAACCTGGCCGCGGCCAAGGTCCGTTCGGGCTGGGAGGACCTGGTCCTCGCGGGCGGCGTGGAGTCCATGTCCCGGGTCCCGATGGCCTCCGACGGGGGCGCCTGGTTCAACGACCCGATGACCAACCTCGCCGTGAACTTCGTGCCGCAGGGCATCGGCGCCGACCTGATCGCCACGATCGAGGGCCTCTCCCGGCGGGACGTCGACGAGTACGCGGCCCTGTCACAGGAGCGTGCGGCCACGGCCTGGAAGGAGGGCCGCTTCGAGCGCTCGGTCGTCCCCGTGAAGGACCGCAGCGGCCTCGTCGTCCTCGACCACGACGAGCACCTGCGCCCCGGCACCACCGCCGACTCCCTCGCGAAGCTCAAGCCGTCGTTCGCCGACATCGGCGAGCTGGGCGGCTTCGACGCCGTCGCCCTGCAGAAGTACCACTGGGTGGAGAAGATCGACCACGTCCACCACGCGGGCAACTCCTCCGGCATCGTGGACGGCGCCTCGCTCGTCGCGATCGGCTCCAAGGAGGTCGGCGAGCGCTACGGCCTCACCCCGCGCGCGCGGATCGTCTCCGCGGCCGTCTCCGGCTCCGAGCCGACCATCATGCTCACCGGGCCCGCCCCCGCCACCCGCAAGGCCCTGGCGAAGGCCGGCCTCACCATCGACGACATCGACCTGGTCGAGATCAACGAGGCGTTCGCCGCGGTCGTCCTGCGCTTCGTCAAGGACATGGGCCTCAGCCTCGACAAGGTCAACGTCAACGGCGGCGCCATCGCCCTCGGCCACCCGCTCGGCGCGACCGGCGCGATGATCCTCGGCTCGCTCATCGACGAACTCGAGCGCCAGGACAAGCGCTACGGCCTCGCCACCCTCTGCGTCGGCGGCGGCATGGGCATCGCCACCGTCGTCGAGCGCATCTGA